A single window of Streptomyces cathayae DNA harbors:
- the deoC gene encoding deoxyribose-phosphate aldolase translates to MSSTAPHALSDVTASDGTLRRFLHGLPGVDAVGLEARAASLGTRSIKTTAKAYAIDLAISMVDLTTLEGADTPGKVRALGAKAVRPDPTDRTAPATAAVCVYPDMVATAKEAVAGSTVKVASVATAFPAGRAPLSVKLADVREAVAAGADEIDMVIDRGAFLAGNYLKVHDEITAVKEACGTSARLKVIFETGELSTYDNIRRASWLGMLAGADFIKTSTGKVAVNATPANTLLMLEAVRDFRAQTGVRIGVKPAGGIRTSKDAIKFLVLVNETAGEDWLDNHWFRFGASSLLNDLLMQRQKLATGRYSGPDYVTVD, encoded by the coding sequence ATGTCCTCCACTGCACCACACGCTCTCAGTGACGTCACCGCGTCCGACGGCACGCTGCGCCGCTTCCTGCACGGGCTGCCCGGTGTCGACGCGGTCGGCCTGGAGGCGCGCGCCGCCTCGCTCGGCACCCGCTCGATCAAGACCACCGCGAAGGCGTACGCCATCGACCTCGCCATCTCGATGGTCGACCTGACGACGCTGGAAGGCGCGGACACCCCGGGCAAGGTCCGGGCGCTCGGCGCGAAGGCGGTCCGCCCCGACCCGACCGACCGCACCGCCCCGGCCACGGCCGCGGTCTGCGTCTACCCCGACATGGTGGCCACGGCGAAGGAGGCCGTCGCCGGCTCCACCGTCAAGGTGGCCTCCGTCGCGACCGCCTTCCCGGCCGGCCGCGCCCCGCTCTCGGTCAAACTGGCCGACGTCCGGGAGGCCGTCGCCGCCGGTGCGGACGAGATCGACATGGTCATCGACCGCGGGGCGTTCCTGGCGGGGAACTACCTGAAGGTCCACGACGAGATCACCGCCGTGAAGGAGGCCTGCGGGACGAGCGCCCGCCTCAAGGTCATCTTCGAGACGGGCGAGCTGTCGACGTACGACAACATCCGCCGGGCGAGCTGGCTCGGCATGCTGGCCGGCGCGGACTTCATCAAGACCTCGACCGGCAAGGTGGCGGTGAACGCCACGCCCGCGAACACCCTCCTGATGCTGGAGGCGGTCCGCGACTTCCGCGCGCAGACCGGGGTCCGGATCGGGGTGAAGCCGGCCGGCGGCATCCGCACCAGCAAGGACGCGATCAAGTTCCTCGTCCTGGTCAACGAGACCGCCGGCGAGGACTGGCTGGACAACCACTGGTTCCGCTTCGGCGCCTCCTCCCTGCTGAACGACCTGCTGATGCAGCGCCAGAAGCTGGCCACCGGCCGCTACTCCGGCCCCGACTACGTGACGGTGGACTGA
- a CDS encoding aldehyde dehydrogenase family protein encodes MAPVFDYAPAPESRSVVDIASSYGLFIDGEFTEAADGKVFKTVSPSTEEVLSEVAEAGEADVDRAVKAARKAFEKWSALPGSERAKYLFRIARIIQERSRELAVLETLDNGKPIRETRDADIPLVAAYFFYYAGWADKLDHAGYGADPRPLGVAGQVIPWNFPLLMLAWKIAPALATGNTVVLKPAETTPLSALFFADICRQAGLPKGVVNILTGDGRAGAALVAHPDVDKVAFTGSTAVGKQIARTVAGTRKKLTLELGGKGANIVFDDAPIDQAVEGIVNGIFFNQGQVCCAGSRLLVQESIHDELLDSLKRRLTTLRLGDPLDKNTDIGAINSAQQLERITSLVEQGEAEGAERWSAACELPENGYWFAPTLFTGVTQAHTVARDEIFGPVLSVLTFRTPDEAVAKANNTPYGLSAGIWTEKGSRILAVANKLRAGVVWSNTFNKFDPTSPFGGYKESGFGREGGRHGLEAYLDV; translated from the coding sequence ATGGCACCTGTTTTCGACTACGCGCCGGCGCCCGAGTCCCGCTCGGTCGTCGACATCGCCTCCTCGTACGGCCTGTTCATCGACGGCGAGTTCACCGAGGCGGCCGACGGCAAGGTCTTCAAGACCGTCTCCCCCTCCACCGAGGAGGTCCTCTCCGAGGTCGCCGAAGCCGGTGAGGCAGACGTCGACCGCGCCGTGAAGGCCGCCCGCAAGGCCTTCGAGAAGTGGTCGGCGCTCCCGGGCTCCGAGCGCGCGAAGTACCTCTTCCGCATCGCCCGGATCATCCAGGAACGCAGCCGCGAACTCGCCGTCCTCGAAACCCTCGACAACGGCAAGCCGATCAGGGAGACCCGCGACGCGGACATCCCCCTGGTCGCCGCGTACTTCTTCTACTACGCGGGCTGGGCGGACAAGCTCGACCACGCAGGCTACGGCGCCGACCCGCGCCCTCTGGGCGTCGCGGGCCAGGTCATCCCCTGGAACTTCCCCCTCCTCATGCTGGCGTGGAAGATCGCCCCGGCGCTGGCGACCGGCAACACGGTCGTCCTGAAGCCCGCCGAGACGACCCCCCTCTCGGCGCTCTTCTTCGCGGACATCTGCCGCCAGGCGGGTCTCCCCAAGGGCGTCGTCAACATCCTCACCGGCGACGGCCGCGCCGGAGCCGCGCTGGTCGCCCACCCGGACGTCGACAAGGTCGCCTTCACGGGCTCCACCGCCGTCGGCAAGCAGATCGCGCGCACGGTCGCGGGCACCCGCAAGAAGCTCACCCTCGAACTGGGCGGCAAGGGCGCCAACATCGTCTTCGACGACGCCCCCATCGACCAGGCCGTAGAGGGCATCGTCAACGGCATCTTCTTCAACCAGGGCCAGGTCTGCTGCGCGGGCAGCCGCCTGCTCGTCCAGGAGTCCATCCACGACGAGCTGCTGGACTCCCTCAAGCGCAGGCTCACCACGCTGCGCCTCGGCGATCCGCTGGACAAGAACACCGACATCGGCGCGATCAACTCCGCGCAGCAGCTCGAACGCATCACCTCGCTCGTCGAGCAGGGCGAGGCGGAGGGCGCCGAGCGCTGGTCGGCGGCCTGCGAACTCCCGGAGAACGGCTACTGGTTCGCTCCGACGCTGTTCACCGGCGTCACCCAGGCGCACACGGTCGCCCGCGACGAGATCTTCGGCCCGGTGCTGTCGGTGCTCACCTTCCGCACCCCGGACGAGGCCGTCGCCAAGGCCAACAACACGCCGTACGGCCTGTCGGCGGGCATCTGGACGGAGAAGGGTTCCCGCATCCTGGCGGTGGCGAACAAGCTCCGCGCGGGTGTCGTCTGGTCCAACACGTTCAACAAGTTCGACCCGACCTCGCCGTTCGGCGGTTACAAGGAGTCGGGCTTCGGCCGCGAGGGCGGCCGCCACGGCCTGGAGGCGTACCTCGATGTCTGA
- a CDS encoding aldehyde dehydrogenase family protein: MSDARLSVLKTYKLYVGGKFPRSESGRVYEVTDSKGNWLANAPLSSRKDARDAVVAARKAFGGWSGATAYNRGQILYRVAEMLEGRRDQYVREVAAAEGLSKSKAAEQVDAAVDRWVWYAGWTDKIAQVVGGGNPVAGPYFNLSSPEPTGVVAVLAPQESSFLGLVSVVAPVIATGNTAVVIASERSPLPALSLGEVLATSDLPGGVVNILSGRTAEIATPLAAHMDVNAIDLAGADEELAKELEIAAADNLKRVLRPQPVDNWSATPGTDRMSAFLETKTVWHPTGSLGASGSAY, encoded by the coding sequence ATGTCTGACGCACGACTTTCCGTACTGAAGACCTACAAGCTGTACGTCGGCGGGAAGTTCCCGCGTTCGGAGAGCGGCCGGGTGTACGAGGTGACCGACTCCAAGGGCAACTGGCTGGCCAACGCCCCCCTCTCCTCCCGCAAGGACGCCCGTGACGCCGTGGTCGCCGCGCGCAAGGCGTTCGGCGGCTGGTCCGGCGCGACGGCGTACAACCGCGGCCAGATCCTCTACCGCGTCGCGGAGATGCTGGAGGGCCGCAGGGACCAGTACGTCCGCGAGGTGGCGGCCGCCGAGGGCCTGTCGAAGTCGAAGGCCGCCGAGCAGGTGGACGCGGCGGTCGACCGCTGGGTCTGGTACGCGGGCTGGACCGACAAGATCGCCCAGGTGGTCGGCGGCGGCAACCCGGTCGCGGGCCCGTACTTCAACCTGTCCTCCCCCGAGCCGACCGGTGTGGTCGCCGTCCTGGCGCCCCAGGAGTCGTCCTTCCTGGGCCTGGTCTCGGTGGTCGCCCCGGTGATCGCCACCGGCAACACGGCGGTCGTGATCGCGAGCGAGCGGTCCCCGCTGCCCGCCCTCTCCCTGGGCGAGGTCCTGGCCACCTCCGACCTCCCCGGCGGCGTGGTCAACATCCTCTCCGGCCGCACGGCGGAGATCGCCACCCCGCTCGCCGCCCACATGGACGTCAACGCGATCGACCTCGCGGGCGCGGACGAGGAGCTGGCGAAGGAGCTGGAGATCGCGGCGGCGGACAACCTCAAGCGCGTCCTGCGTCCACAGCCTGTGGACAACTGGTCTGCAACCCCGGGCACGGACCGCATGTCGGCCTTCCTGGAAACCAAGACCGTCTGGCACCCGACCGGCTCCCTCGGCGCCTCGGGCTCCGCCTACTGA
- a CDS encoding uridine kinase family protein, with the protein MSSQSPIPARVVLLCGPSGSGKSLLAARAGLPVLRLDDFYKEADDPTLPLVAGSSDIDWDHPDSWDADVAVAAIERLCRARRTPVPVYDISLSARTGEVTVDIGGTPLFIAEGIFAAEIVTRCRERGLLADALCLSRGPVKTFRRRFLRDLREGRKSVPFLLRRGWRLMRQERTIIARQTELGAYACDRDEALSRLAAAGAGGGASTRTEDSGARSAAQSA; encoded by the coding sequence GTGAGTTCCCAGTCGCCCATACCCGCGCGAGTCGTGCTGCTCTGCGGCCCCTCCGGCTCCGGCAAGTCCCTTCTCGCGGCCCGCGCCGGCCTTCCGGTGCTGCGGCTCGACGACTTCTACAAGGAGGCCGACGACCCGACTCTCCCGCTGGTCGCGGGGAGTTCCGACATCGACTGGGACCATCCGGACTCCTGGGACGCGGACGTCGCCGTCGCCGCGATCGAGCGGCTGTGCCGTGCGCGCCGTACGCCGGTTCCCGTCTACGACATCTCACTGAGCGCCCGTACGGGTGAGGTCACCGTCGACATCGGCGGGACTCCGCTGTTCATCGCCGAGGGCATCTTCGCCGCGGAGATCGTCACCCGCTGCCGTGAACGGGGACTGCTCGCCGACGCCCTGTGCCTGAGCCGGGGCCCGGTGAAGACGTTCCGGCGGCGGTTCCTGCGGGATCTGCGGGAGGGGCGCAAGTCGGTGCCGTTCCTCCTGCGGCGCGGCTGGCGGCTGATGCGGCAGGAACGGACGATCATCGCCCGCCAGACGGAGCTGGGCGCGTACGCCTGCGACCGGGACGAGGCGCTGAGCCGCCTGGCGGCGGCGGGGGCCGGCGGCGGGGCGAGCACACGCACCGAGGACTCCGGCGCGAGGTCGGCCGCGCAGTCGGCGTAG
- a CDS encoding SigE family RNA polymerase sigma factor — MNTLHGTSSSAVVTRLHDVHRAGEKSGALGKRGCARGAGRHTAYRAVIDAPTGETNTGETHGGSGYGEAEGERRSLSEVEFTTYVQERRASLYATAYHLTGDRFEAEDLLQSALFSTYRAWDRISDKAAVGGYLRRTMTNLHISAWRRRKLNEYPTEELPETVGDTDAMRGTELRAVLWQALARLPELQRTMLVLRYYEGRTDPEIADILGISVGTVKSSIWRSLRRLREDEVLSFGRDREDAFGELVA, encoded by the coding sequence ATGAACACGCTGCACGGCACCAGCTCCAGCGCAGTTGTCACGCGTCTGCACGACGTGCACCGAGCCGGTGAGAAGTCCGGTGCCCTGGGCAAACGGGGGTGCGCTCGCGGTGCCGGGCGTCATACCGCCTACAGGGCGGTGATCGACGCGCCCACGGGGGAAACGAACACGGGGGAGACGCACGGGGGAAGCGGGTACGGGGAGGCAGAGGGGGAGCGCCGTTCGCTGTCGGAGGTGGAGTTCACCACCTACGTCCAGGAGCGACGCGCCTCCCTGTACGCGACCGCCTACCACCTGACCGGCGACCGCTTCGAGGCCGAGGACCTGCTGCAGAGCGCGCTGTTCTCGACCTACCGGGCGTGGGACCGGATCAGCGACAAGGCCGCGGTCGGCGGATACCTCCGCCGCACCATGACCAACCTGCACATCAGCGCGTGGCGCCGCCGCAAGCTGAACGAGTACCCGACCGAGGAGCTGCCGGAGACGGTCGGCGACACGGACGCGATGCGCGGCACCGAGCTGCGCGCGGTGCTGTGGCAGGCGCTGGCCAGGCTGCCCGAACTCCAGCGCACCATGCTGGTCCTGCGCTACTACGAGGGCCGCACGGACCCGGAGATCGCGGACATCCTCGGCATCAGTGTCGGCACGGTGAAGTCGAGCATCTGGCGGTCGCTCCGCCGGCTGCGCGAGGACGAGGTCCTCAGCTTCGGCCGTGACCGGGAGGACGCCTTCGGCGAACTGGTCGCCTGA